A single window of Nicotiana sylvestris chromosome 3, ASM39365v2, whole genome shotgun sequence DNA harbors:
- the LOC138887238 gene encoding uncharacterized protein yields the protein MSGTEAAAAIIASGSTTSAVNNDSNHLYHLHSSNTPGMAKNKLGFINGSVAELAMRDKEYPLWSRCNDMVTSWLLNSLTKEIGDNVIYSRTAKDLWSSLEHRFGQSSGAKLYHLQKEISKTCQGNSSISGYFTTFKRLWDELLT from the exons ATGTCTGGTACTGAAGCAGCAGCTGCCATCATAGCATCTGGATCCACAACCAGTGCAGTCAACAATGACTCCAATCATCTCTATCACTTGCACTCTTCTAATACTCCAGGAATGG CCAAAAACAAACTTGGATTCATCAATGGTTCTGTTGCTGAACTAGCAATGCGTGATAAAGAATATCCATTGTGGAGTAGGTGCAATGACATGGTCACCTCTTGGTTGCTGAATTCTTTGACCAAAGAGATAGGTGACAATGTCATCTATTCAAGGACTGCTAAGGACCTTTGGAGCAGCCTGGAACACAGGTTTGGGCAGTCTAGTGGAGCAAAACTATACCATCTGCAGAAGGAAATTTCAAAAACATGTCAGGGAAACAGCAGCATATCAGGTTATTTCACCACATTTAAAAGACTATGGGATGAGCTACTCACTTAA